The following are from one region of the Staphylococcus schleiferi genome:
- the dhaK gene encoding dihydroxyacetone kinase subunit DhaK yields the protein MKKLIQEKTQFLNDMLDGLKYTNPNIDVIAETVVVRKDKKTSGVALVSGGGSGHEPAHAGYVAEVMLDAAVCGEVFTSPTPDKVLEAIKAVDNGDGVLLIVKNYAGDVMNFEMAQDMAAMEGINVEMVIVKDDIAIDDADKRRGVAGTVWVHKYAGYLAEQGTHLKALKTKIEQFLEGVRSIGMAIMPPAVPTTGKYGFDIGEDEMEIGIGIHGERGLERTQIEPIAQIVQRLTTKLEQEVDSDALIVMINGMGGTPLSELNIVTKYVAQQLEKEGKVVKGWFVGDYMTSLDMQGFSLTFAPYDAHVLAALNAPTTSRNFNS from the coding sequence ATGAAAAAGTTAATTCAAGAAAAGACACAGTTTTTAAACGACATGTTAGATGGCTTGAAGTATACGAACCCTAATATTGATGTCATAGCAGAAACGGTTGTCGTTCGGAAAGACAAAAAAACATCTGGCGTTGCGTTAGTATCAGGGGGTGGCAGTGGTCACGAACCTGCACATGCTGGCTATGTTGCAGAGGTCATGTTAGATGCAGCAGTATGCGGTGAGGTTTTTACATCTCCAACTCCGGATAAAGTATTAGAGGCAATCAAAGCAGTAGATAATGGTGATGGCGTTTTATTAATTGTTAAAAATTATGCAGGAGATGTCATGAACTTTGAGATGGCACAAGATATGGCAGCGATGGAAGGCATTAACGTCGAAATGGTCATTGTCAAAGATGACATTGCCATTGATGATGCGGACAAAAGAAGAGGCGTTGCCGGCACCGTATGGGTACATAAATATGCGGGCTATTTAGCTGAACAAGGTACACATCTTAAAGCACTCAAAACAAAAATTGAACAGTTTCTTGAAGGCGTTCGCTCTATTGGTATGGCAATCATGCCACCTGCAGTACCGACTACAGGCAAATATGGTTTTGATATTGGCGAAGATGAGATGGAAATCGGAATCGGTATTCACGGTGAACGAGGATTAGAACGAACTCAAATAGAACCGATTGCCCAAATTGTTCAACGCTTAACCACAAAACTAGAACAAGAAGTCGACAGTGATGCATTGATTGTCATGATTAATGGCATGGGCGGTACACCGCTTTCTGAACTCAATATCGTCACAAAATACGTAGCGCAGCAATTAGAAAAAGAAGGTAAAGTTGTCAAAGGATGGTTCGTTGGGGACTATATGACTTCATTAGATATGCAAGGTTTTTCACTCACATTTGCGCCATATGATGCCCATGTTTTAGCAGCACTTAATGCGCCTACAACAAGTCGAAATTTTAATTCATAG